In Salvelinus sp. IW2-2015 linkage group LG8, ASM291031v2, whole genome shotgun sequence, the sequence GTTGCCCTACTCACTAAAACACCACAAATCATGATGCCTCATCAATATgtcactacagacagacaggaactccAATACACAAGTTGCAACACATTACATCATGATAGCTTTGCAGAAACCTATTTGTCCAACTCATCTATTGGCTACAACTATGGTCTGCAACCCAGGATTTAGCCttaatgattagttgaatcaggtgtgttgggatagaataaaagcctgcacacctAGCGAGTCCCCAGCCCTGTGCATCGGGACTGGAAGTTGTTTTGTCAGAACACAATAAGGTCATAGGTTGTCACAAGGTGTAGTAATCTCACTACCCAAGACACTGACGAAAGGTCAGTGGAGTTTTTCACCCTTATGGATAAGGTGAGGATTtggggagggtaagctgatcctaaatCTCTGCCTGAAGCCAACTTCTACCCGGAGCATGATTGAACAATACTTCAACTAGCTACAAACCTTATTGAACAGTTCATTGTTGGAAGATGTCAAACCTCAGAGGGAAAATAACTTTACTGACTGTTACACGACATTCATACACCCAATTATGAAGAACAGAATACTACAGCTTGtgacagcaaaacatttttttttttatacaattgtTTCCCAGCACATACAGATTTATGCAAATATGTCTGGAAATCACAACACACATTTAATTTTTTATCTTATTTCTGACTTTAAAATGACTAATTCATCACTCTTGTGATGTTTTGCTTGGCAAGGAAGTGAGAAATCCTCTCCAGATGTCCCTTGCAACTTCTCAAGACTTGGCCATTTAGAAGCTACACACTTCATCAAAAATGCATTATTTTGAGAACTACAGTATCTAAACTATTCTAGAAAATCTAGGATTCCCAGGCTCAGTAACTTAGCTCTAGATCCTAGTTCTTATTGGTGAGATGGAAACACAACATCAACAgcatacaaacacaacacattgaaTAAAAATGAACTATTATTGTTTTGTCTGGTATTGAGCCCTAAGATGTCTCAAGAGGTCATAAGACCGATATTTGCTTCAGGACATAATGCAAGAAATTGTGCTACAGCTAAATTCCACTTTACAACAATCTTGACATAACTTTTTGTAAAGCCAGTTAAAATGATTCATAAAGATATGTTTTAGTTACTCATCATGCAATTGTTTTAAGATGTGATTGTGTACTTCACTATATtttcagcttgaatttaaaatgctaaataatgatcaaaatccaaaCAATACTCTATTCATCAGCattaagacataaaaaaagaatcaaataaattgattaaaatgtgtaaaaatgaaGTAGATATCTGATCTGTAAAATACATTAATCTAAATGGTCACactatttggatagtcccatatagattatctacagatggtcatactatcaacaaactctATGTTGATAATCAACTGCTTGCTAAGTTTGcgcttagggttaggtttagaataagggttaggataagggttaaggttaaggctagggttagtgGATAGCAAGGTTGGGGTCAATCTATTTGAATTCCAggcaattcagaaagtaaaccaaattacaaTTCCAAATGAAAAGCagtgaagagaattggaattggaatttcagtgtacttcctgaattgattggaattgaaatggaattgaccccaaccctgatggatagttagttgaaatgtattGTCTACATCTACAAACCACCTACTTGGGACTATCCATATAAAGGGTTACCAACTTAATGCCTTACACTTCTCCATCTGGTGGCTTTGAATGATCCAATATTAATGTGTAGGACATCATCGGACTAAATCTAAATCATAAACTGGAGAGAGAATACGCCATGCAACAAGTACTATTAAACACAGTAATTTTCAAGATCCAGTTGGCGCAACAGTATTCATTTTCCTGTTCAAAATGTGTTGCAGAAGACCATGTAGAGATTTGGCACTAGAGCGTCCAAAAACCTTTACTAAAATAAGTCAAACACAAATCACCTAAAGCTAATCTGGTTATTTaggatttaaataaataaagtaaatctTAAGGCAAAATAAAACTCCACCTAATCATATTTCCAATCCATACACATGGAACATACAGTgatacatacattcatacatacatactgtacacacacacatacatactttgTACCAGAGTTCACATTGCATTACAGTAAACATCAAAACTGCTGTTCATTTTGATGATATTCTTTCATTGAGGAACATTTTACAAAGTATTTCTATCAGCTAAAAACCCTAATCAAAAGAACATCTCTTCATCTTTTGGCTTTTTCATAAATGGTTCCGCCATGCCAGTTCTGAAGCTCTTTTTTCTCAATTCACCTTCGACTTCAGTCTTTTTGGGGGAAATATATTGCtttaagaaatacattttggttttctaatgatactGTCTGAATACCAGCATTTCAGATCACAAtgtgtttttcaacctctccgtgTCTTGTCTGTCAgtcttggttggttggttggttgatcgTTCAGTATGTTGTTCATTGAGTCTTTGCAGTCTCTATAAAGATTTGCCATCTCTGTAGAATGACTTATCACTGGATCTCTGACTGGATCATTTTACCCTAAGACCCCAACTGGAATCATCAGGAATGTCTTGAGTTGATCCCTTTTTATTTGGCAaaatgttcattcattcattcattcattaaatgTCCTTGCATTTGACCCTgttctcaatttttttgtgtgtgacgaTAATAACGtatatagttatagtatagtatgtgtctgtgtatgagTATGAGTATACATAGTATGTATGAAAGTGTGTGAATATTtgtatgcagtgcattcagaaaagattcagaccccttgactttttccacattttgttacgttacagccttattctaaaatSgattaaatatttttttcccctcaccaatctacacacggTACCCgttaacgacaaagcgaaaacaggtttttacctgtttacataagtattcagacctttgctatgagactRgaaattgagctcaggtgcatcctgtttccattgatcatccttgagatgtttctacaacttgattggagtccacctggggtaaattcaattgattggacatgatttggaaaggcacacacctgtctgtaaggtcccacagtttacagtgcatgtcagagcaaaaacaaagccatgaggtcgaaggaattgtccgtagagctccgcgacaggattgtgtcgaggcacagatctgggaaagtttcccaagaacagtggcctccatcattcttaaatggaagaagtttggaatcaccaagactcttcctagagctggccgcccggccaaactgagcaatcgggggagaagggccttgatcagggaggtgaccaaaaacctgatggtcactctgacagagctccagagttcctctgtggagatgggagaatcttccagaaggacaaccatctctgcagcacagtcaggcctttatggtagtggccagacggaagccactcctcagtaaaaggcacatgacagccagtttgccaagaggcacctaaaggaatttgaccttgaaaaacaagattctctgatctgatgaaagcaagattgaactctttggcctgaatgccaagcgtcacgtctggaggaaacctgacaccatccctactgtgaagcatcatggtggcagcatcatactgtgggaatgtttttcagcggcagggactgggagactggtcaggatcaagggaaagatgaacgaagcaaagtacaaagatccttgatgaaaacctgctccagagcactcaggacctcagactggggtgacggttcaccttccaacaggacaacgaccctatgcacacagacaagacaatgcaggacttgaacccgatcgaacatctctggagagacctgaaaatagctgtgcagcgatgctccccatccaacctgacagagcttgagaggatctgcagagaagaatgggagaaactctccaaatacaggtgtgccaagtttgtagcatcatacccaagaagactcgaggctggaacaaagtactgagtaaagggtctaactaattatgtaaatgtgatatttcagcttttcatttttaatacatttccccaaaatttccaaaaccatttttttgctttgtcattatggggtattgtgRgtagattgatgaggggaaaaacgatttaatccattttagaattaggctgtaacgtaacaaaatgtggaaaaagtaaaggggtctgaatactttccgaatgtatgtatgtatggatatgtgtgtgtatatgagtgtaggtgtctgtacgtgtgtgtggacTGTACGCAGTATTTCAGTCCTGCTCAGGCCCGTCTCGCACATACATCTCTCAGACACAGATCTCTATAGGTGTAGCCACCAGCATGCGTCCTGGGGGCTGGTTGTTGTTGCTGATGCTGTCTCTGGGCATGCGTTCATAGCTGTTAGTAGAGGATACGGAGCTGGTGGTGGAAACAGACACAAAATGGTGTCCTCCACCTGATTCCATCATCCCTGTCTTCGTCCCCCCAGTCCCCCTCtccacagacacaggagacagaggagagagaggagacagagtctGCTGTTTCATCCTCTCCACCAGCATGTCTTCATCGTCCTCCCCAGACGAGGACGACGTACTGCTCCCTTCCCCCTccaccctcacccctcctcctctctccctctctctctctccaccccttcctCCATTCCCGTTGCTGTCTCCATCCAGCATCCAGCTGTGGCTGAAGTAGCCAAACACCTCTTTAACAGAGCAGCGTCGGTCCTGCTCCACAGAGAGGAGCCTGCGGAACATGCGGAGGGCCTGCTCTGTGAAGCGGCGCCACTGCGAGGGTACGGCGCCCGTGCGGCGCCTCTGCCAGCGTGTGAACTCCTGGTAGAAGGAGTCGGAGGGCAGGGCCTTCTCCCAGGGGAAGTTACCGGTCAGCATGCAGAAGAGGAGGACGCCAAAGGCCCACACATCAGTGCTGTAGTCCACGCAGAAACCCTCGTGGCGAGACGCGTCGCACAGCTCCGGAGCGGTGTACGGGATGGTACCGCTCAcctaggaggagaggaagaaatagTATTTGTTTATTGATGAGGACGATTTCATTCTTCATGTAATTTGGCTCCCATGAGGTCTGGTCTCTTTTATGACATACTTGGTGGTTTCTGCATCTCAAAcgacaccctattacctatacagTTTGCTACTTTTGTCTTTTTAAATAAAGTTCATGTGATTTGACCCACTCACACGTTTGACCGGCGACCCAGCGCGGCGTGTCATGCCGAAGTCGGACAATTTGACCTTGCGGCACTCGCGGTCAAAGATGAGGATGTTCTCAGGCTTGATGTCTCGGTGCACCAACTTCTTACAGTGAAGATAGTCCAGGGCGATGGCAACCTGGTGCACACAGCGCTTAGCAACTGTCTCCGGGAGACCAACCtggatggagaggggaggaggttaGAAAACAATATAAACCTCAAAGATGTTTGTAATGACAACCGCTATAAATGTGTTATGAAGCACTGGAACCTGGAACCTTACMGGCAATGTGACAAAAGCTATTATAAACTGTCATTGAACATTATTAATTCATGTTTACAACAAACCCTACATAGCCATTATAACAGAACATCCCAAATATGCATCCCTGTATTTCTGTCTCTGTGTACCTGTGGAGGGATGATGTCGAAGAGATCCCCGGACAGGGCATACTCCTGGGCAAACACGTAGTAGTCGTCAGTCTCGAAGGCGATCCCAAACATGTTAATGATGAAGGGacagggggagaggtagagagagatgctgTACTCCCTCAGGAACGACTTCAGCTTGGTCGTCTTCTTCCTCAGGAACTTCAGGGCCATCTTGGTGCCTGAGGGGATAACAACATGTGAGAGATGAATGATTGTAATAGTTGATCATGCTACATGTAATCCTGGATATTTATGAACTGTAGATTAATGGACAAGTGAATGATCCTGTTAAATGTGTGTATCCTCAAGATCaaatctagtgtgtgtgtgtggtgtggtgtggtgtggtgtggtgtggtgggtgtgtgtcctCCTCACCTCTGATCTTGTGTATGACCAGGTCTACCTTGCCGTAGGTGCCCTTGCCCAGCTCCCTGATGACATCATAGTACTTGTTGGTCTCTAGCATCTCCAGGTTCTGGGCTGCGATCAGCTGCAGTTCCTCCAGAATGTCCATGTTGCCACGGGAACCCAGCGGAGAAGAACTCATACTGGGGACCAGGTCAGGGGGATATTACGGGACGGACAGGAACAGGTGACAGGTTTAGGGGACMGACACACGGGCAGGACTGGAAAGGTGGCTAACGGCTTGTAtcactgaagaggagagagatatagaaacaggaaaacattttgttagtggaaaatacatcaaacatgSAAAGACATTAACAGCTTATActaaaaaaaattgacattttgtttttgtttcttttgtatGTCCAATAAGCAAATATCGAACAAGATATAGAAAACGTGCtgatgcacacaagcacacagcaaCCTAACTCCATCCTACTGCAGTGTGATTATTCTCTCAGAATAACCTATTTTCTGAACAGTGTTCACCATCCAGACGcagaacacgcacgcacacacgcacacacacacacacactctgaatgaCATGAAACAAGTTGGCTCTGTTTATGGAAACTTCAGGCTTTATGTTTAATTCCTCTGGTTAACATAAAACACTATAGAACATACCCTccctttatttggacagtgaagctaaaatgttTCATTCGGCTCTATACTCCAATATGAAGGTGCCATAAGTATTTGGACTATCACAATACTGTCATCTCTCGGACATAAGCTCAATTACTGTCAGTGTTGAATCAGAATCACTATGTCGCTCTCACacaggtgtctggctagactgtaaactctccttccagactcatattaaacatctccaatccaaaatcaaatctagaatcggctttctatttcgcaacaaagcctccttcactcacgccgcaaaacttaccctagtaaaactgactatcctaccgatcgttgacttcggcgatgtcatctaaaaAATAGCttacaacactctactcagcaaactggatgcagtctatcacagtgccatccgttttgttaccaaatcaccttataccacccaccactgRgacctgtatgctctagtcggctggccctcgctacatattcgtcgccagacccactggctccaggtcatctataagtctatgctaggtaaagcMccgccttatctcagctcactggtcacgataacaacacccacccgtagcacacgctccagcaggtatatctcactgatcatccccaaagccaacacctcatttggccgcctttccttccagttctctgctgccWgtgactggaacgaattgcaaaaatcgcttaagttggagacttttatttccctcaccaactttaaacatcaactatctgagcagctaactgatcgctgcagctgtacatagtccatctgtaaatagcccacccaatctacctacctcatccccatactgtttttattttatttacctttctgctcttttgcacaccagtatctctacttgcacatcatcatctgctcatttatcactccagtgttaatctgctaaattgtaattattcgctcctatggcctatttattgcctacctcctcatgccttttgcacacactagACTTAcgttttctactgtgtcattgatttgtttattgtgttattggcttgtttattgtttactccatgtgtaactctgtgttgttgtctgtgtcccactgctttgctttatcttggccaggtcgcagttgcaaatgagaacctgttctcaactagcctacctggttaaataaaggtgaaataaaaaaaatacatttaaaaaaactacaCACCATCTCTTTAAGCCTGGAGGAGGGTTTATGGAACAGTACTCTCCACTCAACTTGTCCTAGCACTGCATTGGCGGCTAGGACAAATGTTTACAGGTACACgtgtgagtgtcagtgtgtgtgcatgtatgtgtgtgtctatctctGCCCTGATGTATTTTTATAGAAGCAGCAGCACAAGTGTCAGCCTCATAGCTGGATGAGTCKTCAGCTTAGAGACAATGTCAGCTATTTGATGCCCACACTAAAAGCACGACAAGGATGCCAGGATCCACCAATTTAAATATTCTGGGACAATTACACTACTAAAACCACCTAGTGGGCAGATGTGACGCCACCTGTACTGGGTTGGACAAAGAGGAAAGGATGCTCCAAAAGGTTTTTGGATACTagaaagtccatggagaataagagcacctcctcccagctgcccactgcactgaggctaggaaacactgtcaccaccgataaatctacgataatcgagaatttcaataagcatttttctacagctggccatgctttccacctggctaccccagtcaacagctctgcaccccccacagcaacttgcccaagcctcccccatttctcctgcACCCAAATCCAggtagctgatgttctgaaagagcggcaaaatctggacccctaaaatcagctgggctagacaatctagaccctctctttctaaaactatccgccgcaattgttgcaaccccagcaaattggatgcagtctatcacagtgccatctgttttgtcaccaaagccccatatactacccaccactgcgacctgtatgctctcgttggctggccctcgcttcatattcgttgccaaacccaatcaagtctttgctaggtaaagccccgccttatctcatctcactggtcaccatagcagcacctacccgtagcacgcgctccagcaggtatatttcactggtcatccccaaagccaattcctctttggccgcatttccttccaattctctgctgccaatgactggaacaaattgcaaaaatcactgaagctggagactcatgtctccctcactaactttaagcatcagctatcagagcagcttacagatcattgcacctgtacacagcccatctgtaaatagctcacccaactacctcatccccatattgttatttatatatattttttgctcctttgcaccccagtatctctactttcaTCTTGtgaacatctatcactccagtgtttatttgctaaattttaattattttgccactacggcctattgattgccttacctccctaatcttacttcatttgcacacactgtatatagacttttctattgtgttattgactgtacgtttgtttattcaatgtgtaactctgtgttgttgtttgtgtcgcactgctttgctttatcttggccaagtcgcagttgtaaatgagaacttgttcttaactgtcctacctggttaaatgaagatgatttaaaaatatatatatttttaaatgtctcGGTGCACCAACAGTGTTACATTAGCACAGAGAACAGCAAGCTCAACATTCAGTTGGACAGCAACTCTGGCACTGGATTGGGTGGCACTTGGCAGCTCTGGCTGTGAATGGCTGAGCACCCAGGAAGTTTTGGATGAGAGGAAGTCTGCAAtagccatctgtctgtctgtgccatcaGTAAAATGATTACTGGCGGTTTTTGTTTCTATGGCAATGGCATGTTATTCATTTTTTGTATATCCACTGCACCAAGGTGGCGGAAATTGACTttaccctcccctccccccttctgtcactctccctctctttttctaacCATCTCTCTTTCAGAGGTTAGTTAGAAGCCGACAGCACTCTGCCAATTTCCAGATTGCTGTTATGCAACAGTCAAGCCAAAGCTGACAGGCCTAAGTTAGCTGAGGCAAACACACCAGAATCACAATGTTATTCCTCCAACGTTATAACAACCTCAACAAAagtactgctctgctctgctgctgtTAAGCCAATAGCTCTCTTCTTAAGCCTTTCAATAGATTGTAATTTGCCTGATGCTGGACCATTATGGAAGCAgctgttacaaaatacattaaaGATGTTTTTTTACTGTATTGTTAAAGAGGCAACCTTTTTGCCGGTCCACTCGAATAAAGGAAATCAATCAGAATTGAAGATGAAAGATGACCTTCCTGTATTCAAAAGAGAGCACTGGAGATAAACACACATAGTCTGTAGTGTACAACCCTTCTGGATTGTTTGGTGGAACCACACTGATTATTTTCTACAGCATGTAATCTAACAACAAAATATATTAGCATTATttgcatctctctcgctctctaatcACCTGATCATTTCCTTGCCTTACGAGGCTGGCAGCTTTTCAGCAACACACAGCTGGAaccgagagaaagagcgagagagagaaagagaacgcaGATAATGGTTTCCACCCCCTGCTTTGACCACAGGGGTGTGAAGAGCTTCAGGTACAACAGGTACTGTACCACGCTAGCtcatttctcacacacacacacacacacacacacacacacacacacacacacacacacacacacacacacacacacacacacacacacaNNNNNNNNNNNNNNNcacacacacacacacacacattgaagaaGGGTCTCATTCAGGAGGACATAATGTTACCCAACATTTAGGTAGAAATGCCTTCTATAGAACACACATACTTCCCTGTCCAACAAGTCCAATAACTCCTTAGCAACAGCAGCCAAGCAGTGATTGTTTCAACTAGCTCTAGTTAGATACAGACAGAGGAACACTTTCACTGGACTATGTTGAGCTACTGCTGGTGTTGAATTGTAAAGTAAAGGTGAGCTGTGCTCATGTCAACGTGGCTTCTGTCTGACTGATACTGTGACTCATcatggatctgtgtgtgtgtgtgtcatcataaACCCCTTTTGATCAGCTGGGCTAGGCCTAGCTCTGCATGCGGGCCACACACAACGGACACACGTGCACAGACAatcgcatgcacacacaggcagatgcctagttaaataaaggttacacagaGATCAGGGTTTCTGTgccgcccccccccaaaaaacaaagtTGATAAATAAAACTGTTGCTGGCCAAAATGACCGGGAGAAAAAcaatcccattgcaaaataatactttttattaattgatggaaataccagtcaatGTTAATACATTCGACCGTCACGCTTACCGTCTATaaattaatttgcataatttagtggaattcaATTGtgttaccttgcttcaaagtggCGTACAGTCAAAATCCGACCATGGAAACACGGAGGCAATTATTTGATAGACTTTATAGGCGGCAGGTGAggttcaagtttggggaagctgaCAATGTATCCtccctaccatttctaccgatctgcgggCCAGTTAGCATTTTCagatgcacattttcgtggaagagtttaatttcaataataacATTTCAGTTTCTCAAAATCATAGTCACTTGTAAAATGATCAAATCTAAAAGTTTAAATTAAATTAACGCTAGAGGACCAACCACTGCCATACCAACACATAATCACATTGATCCACTGTGATCCATTGGTGACTTAATACATGAAgtcaatgcagcagtaggccatTGTCAACTAAGTAAAAATTGCCTACGTAAAGCCGATAAAATTAAAACAGGAAATATGATTAAAATGCAGTTTAATTCAATCGCATTCATTTCTCTATTCAGCCTGTCTgctgtaatggggaattgatctAAATAAACTATCAtaaggcaaacaattcacacaattgaACATTGAATGCGCAAGAATTGGCGGGAGACAGCTGAGCCATTCCGGAGAGAGACTGGCCTATATCTTCACAActcacccctccccttcttcttgtctcaacattttaaattacacTCAAAAAACATTATCTttacacatattttagatgcttttcacggGCACCTGCAACTTAATAgtcagctaggcctattgccacTCCCACTGACCAAATTGCGGGCTTCCTATGTACTGTAAGTAGGCAGTGGCCTGGGGACttatgatttgaaacaatccacagctattttGTAAAAGAAGCAAATGATCCTCGATTCCTCTGCGGCtaagtcatgctttctggtgaggtattttgaatgatttaataatggtttaattatataattttggaacatttatttcaatttacttccCTATAGGACCCACCACTACGcaatttctctcctgttctattggttttcatatcaactttcttcaGTTgcccagaagccaaaggcacaatcctagtcatattagcaacccatcctagttgttgcatcatTAGATTCCCCCCCTTTCTAAATTCCTAATGGATATTTGAATCTGTCACAGTTGTGATGTTTAGAATGTTTTCTTTCCTACTAATTGCATTTTgccaaatgtttgaaaatgacgaTTTATTgtctgcttcattacaggagttgcttgttctgttaaaatgaattaccataatctaaatgtgattttttaatatatattgcggatagattgtagcttccatcaatgtaattgtctccataatttccaatcccccatacatttttggggtaaatatatactaccgtttaaaagtttggggtcacttacaaatgtccttgtatttgaaagaaaagcacattttttgtccattaaaataagtctacacccgcaaaacaccagtctcacatcaacagtgaagaggcgactccgggatgctggccttctaggcagagttcctctgtccaatgtctgtgttcttttcccatcttaatcttttcttttcattggtcagtctgagatatggctttttctttgcaactctgcctagaaggccagcatcctggagtagCCTCTTCARTGTTggtgttgagactggtgttttgcgggtactattgaatgaagctaccagttgagaacttgtgaggcgtctgtttctcaaactagacactaatgtacttgtcctcttgctcagttgtgcaccggg encodes:
- the LOC111967877 gene encoding serine/threonine-protein kinase SBK1-like encodes the protein MSSSPLGSRGNMDILEELQLIAAQNLEMLETNKYYDVIRELGKGTYGKVDLVIHKIRGTKMALKFLRKKTTKLKSFLREYSISLYLSPCPFIINMFGIAFETDDYYVFAQEYALSGDLFDIIPPQVGLPETVAKRCVHQVAIALDYLHCKKLVHRDIKPENILIFDRECRKVKLSDFGMTRRAGSPVKRVSGTIPYTAPELCDASRHEGFCVDYSTDVWAFGVLLFCMLTGNFPWEKALPSDSFYQEFTRWQRRRTGAVPSQWRRFTEQALRMFRRLLSVEQDRRCSVKEVFGYFSHSWMLDGDSNGNGGRGGERERERGGGVRVEGEGSSTSSSSGEDDEDMLVERMKQQTLSPLSPLSPVSVERGTGGTKTGMMESGGGHHFVSVSTTSSVSSTNSYERMPRDSISNNNQPPGRMLVATPIEICV